Proteins encoded within one genomic window of Megalopta genalis isolate 19385.01 chromosome 10, iyMegGena1_principal, whole genome shotgun sequence:
- the LOC117228344 gene encoding mini-chromosome maintenance complex-binding protein isoform X1: MTSSLKILDWTPEHFIANRTTCNKILNNPDVVKEIPSLNYVPLHYFRDRQLVRFRGMIQDMHNPEYYFQRYEVRNTRSGLHETRSGMYADFARCMTHEEILFESEKNCSAERHTCVIISTPGLNEWVKEKFKKPYCKNSSTAMTFKRSFEQNDHEAMDCSEPVCKKDKVSLDEESKKMDTLEHNENRQTLVSKEYLLNLPIPVDDGIACIVKIYEDAAMKLNQIIEVIGFVSLDPLLSTCNMDETMTEAELNVHHPPTSLVPRLHAVKLIQPLEAEIERAPDIMSKAKLIRSNLHLVLSQLLFGDHLAADYLICHLLSSIYMRRDYFCLGTYPLNLTHFSIGKYSTFAKDLYRFLTMFVEKSHLLEITLENLNDLALSPKKDYDCNRLTSGLFQLSDNTHLVIDETGLTTGQVSPAGRENYNVICDLINFQKVTYDFKFYKMEYETDIPVLILSEAKSFIPCQNQVALKVDAESKDVYPHVIEIAEQYLKDENRLADIRQYLKIIKSAKFEFDEEIVKEVQDDFVKMRQTHKNVSIDHLHSLMILARLLSLSHGSNTLTTEYWKMAVQMEVERLGRLPEKKEV; encoded by the exons ATGACTT caTCACTTAAAATATTGGATTGGACACCTGAACACTTCATTGCTAACAGAACAACGTGTAACAAGATTCTAAATAATCCTGATGTTGTGAAGGAAATTCCTTCCCTAAATTATGTACCACTACATTATTTTAGGGACCGACAGTTGGTCAGATTTCGAGGGATGATTCAGGATATGCATAATCctgaatattattttcaacgatATGAAGTTAGAAATACTCGATCTGGTTTACATGAAACTAGAAGTGGAATGTATGCAGACTTCGCTAGATGCATG ACACATGAAGAGATATTGTTCGAGTCTGAAAAAAACTGTAGTGCTGAAAGACATACTTGTGTTATTATATCGACACCTGGTTTGAATGAATGGGTAAAGGAAAAGTTTAAGAAACCATACTGTAAGAACTCAAGTACAGCTATGACTTTTAAAAGAAGTTTTGAACAAAATGATCATGAAGCCATGGATTGTTCTGAACCAGTTTGTAAAAAGGATAAAGTTTCATTAGATGAAGAAAGTAAAAAAATGGATACTCTAGAACACAATGAGAATAGACAAACTTTAGTCTCAAAAGAATATCTACTAAATTTGCCAATTCCAGTGGATGATGGTATAGCCTGTATTGTTAAG ATATATGAAGATGCAGCTATGAAGTTGAATCAAATTATTGAAGTAATAGGTTTTGTATCTTTAGATCCACTTCTAAGTACTTGCAATATGGATGAGACAATGACAGAAGCTGAATTGAATGTACATCATCCACCTACATCTCTAGTTCCTCGGTTACATGCTGTAAAGTTAATTCAGCCTTTGGAAGCAGAAATTGAAAGAGCTCCAGACATTATGTCCAAAGCAAAACTTATACGCAGTAATCTCCATTTAGTGTTAAGTCAACTACTTTTCGGAGATCACTTAGCTGCCGATTATTTAATTTGTCATTTACTTTCGTCAAT ATACATGAGAAGAGATTATTTTTGTCTTGGAACATATCCGTTAAATTTAACACATTTTTCGATTGGTAAATATAGTACATTTGCGAAAGATTTGTATAGATTTTTAACGATGTTCGTAGAGAAAAGTCACTTATTGGAAATAACTTTGGAaaatttaaatgatttagcgttatcGCCGAA AAAAGACTACGATTGTAATAGGTTGACCAGCGGGCTGTTTCAACTTAGTGATAATACTCATCTTGTAATAGATGAAACAGGATTAACCACAGGTCAAGTGTCACCGGCCGGCCGGGAAAACTATAATGTGATCTGTGATTTAATTAATTTCCAGAAAGTGACGTACGACTTTAAATTTTATAAGATGGAATATGAGACAGACATTCCGGTTTTAATATTATCGGAGGCCAAGTCATTTATTCCT TGCCAGAATCAAGTGGCGTTAAAAGTAGACGCGGAATCAAAGGACGTTTATCCTCATGTCATAGAAATTGCGGAACAATATTTAAAAGATGAAAACCGACTGGCGGATATCCgccaatatttaaaaattatcaaAAGCGCCAAGTTCGAATTTGACGAAGAGATTGTAAAG GAAGTTCAGGACGATTTCGTGAAAATGAGACAAACGCATAAAAATGTGAGCATCGATCACTTACACTCATTGATGATACTGGCCAGATTGTTGTCTTTGTCGCATGGATCGAATACTTTAACCACGGAATATTGGAAAATGGCTGTACAAATGGAAGTAGAAAGATTGGGCAGATTGCCAGAGAAGAAAGAAGTTTAA
- the LOC117228344 gene encoding mini-chromosome maintenance complex-binding protein isoform X2, producing the protein MTSSLKILDWTPEHFIANRTTCNKILNNPDVVKEIPSLNYVPLHYFRDRQLVRFRGMIQDMHNPEYYFQRYEVRNTRSGLHETRSGMYADFARCMTHEEILFESEKNCSAERHTCVIISTPGLNEWVKEKFKKPYCKNSSTAMTFKRSFEQNDHEAMDCSEPVCKKDKVSLDEESKKMDTLEHNENRQTLVSKEYLLNLPIPVDDGIACIVKIYEDAAMKLNQIIEVIGFVSLDPLLSTCNMDETMTEAELNVHHPPTSLVPRLHAVKLIQPLEAEIERAPDIMSKAKLIRSNLHLVLSQLLFGDHLAADYLICHLLSSIYMRRDYFCLGTYPLNLTHFSIGKYSTFAKDLYRFLTMFVEKSHLLEITLENLNDLALSPKKDYDCNRLTSGLFQLSDNTHLVIDETGLTTGQVSPAGRENYNVICDLINFQKVTYDFKFYKMEYETDIPVLILSEAKSFIPCQNQVALKVDAESKDVYPHVIEIAEQYLKDENRLADIRQYLKIIKSAKFEFDEEIVKFRTIS; encoded by the exons ATGACTT caTCACTTAAAATATTGGATTGGACACCTGAACACTTCATTGCTAACAGAACAACGTGTAACAAGATTCTAAATAATCCTGATGTTGTGAAGGAAATTCCTTCCCTAAATTATGTACCACTACATTATTTTAGGGACCGACAGTTGGTCAGATTTCGAGGGATGATTCAGGATATGCATAATCctgaatattattttcaacgatATGAAGTTAGAAATACTCGATCTGGTTTACATGAAACTAGAAGTGGAATGTATGCAGACTTCGCTAGATGCATG ACACATGAAGAGATATTGTTCGAGTCTGAAAAAAACTGTAGTGCTGAAAGACATACTTGTGTTATTATATCGACACCTGGTTTGAATGAATGGGTAAAGGAAAAGTTTAAGAAACCATACTGTAAGAACTCAAGTACAGCTATGACTTTTAAAAGAAGTTTTGAACAAAATGATCATGAAGCCATGGATTGTTCTGAACCAGTTTGTAAAAAGGATAAAGTTTCATTAGATGAAGAAAGTAAAAAAATGGATACTCTAGAACACAATGAGAATAGACAAACTTTAGTCTCAAAAGAATATCTACTAAATTTGCCAATTCCAGTGGATGATGGTATAGCCTGTATTGTTAAG ATATATGAAGATGCAGCTATGAAGTTGAATCAAATTATTGAAGTAATAGGTTTTGTATCTTTAGATCCACTTCTAAGTACTTGCAATATGGATGAGACAATGACAGAAGCTGAATTGAATGTACATCATCCACCTACATCTCTAGTTCCTCGGTTACATGCTGTAAAGTTAATTCAGCCTTTGGAAGCAGAAATTGAAAGAGCTCCAGACATTATGTCCAAAGCAAAACTTATACGCAGTAATCTCCATTTAGTGTTAAGTCAACTACTTTTCGGAGATCACTTAGCTGCCGATTATTTAATTTGTCATTTACTTTCGTCAAT ATACATGAGAAGAGATTATTTTTGTCTTGGAACATATCCGTTAAATTTAACACATTTTTCGATTGGTAAATATAGTACATTTGCGAAAGATTTGTATAGATTTTTAACGATGTTCGTAGAGAAAAGTCACTTATTGGAAATAACTTTGGAaaatttaaatgatttagcgttatcGCCGAA AAAAGACTACGATTGTAATAGGTTGACCAGCGGGCTGTTTCAACTTAGTGATAATACTCATCTTGTAATAGATGAAACAGGATTAACCACAGGTCAAGTGTCACCGGCCGGCCGGGAAAACTATAATGTGATCTGTGATTTAATTAATTTCCAGAAAGTGACGTACGACTTTAAATTTTATAAGATGGAATATGAGACAGACATTCCGGTTTTAATATTATCGGAGGCCAAGTCATTTATTCCT TGCCAGAATCAAGTGGCGTTAAAAGTAGACGCGGAATCAAAGGACGTTTATCCTCATGTCATAGAAATTGCGGAACAATATTTAAAAGATGAAAACCGACTGGCGGATATCCgccaatatttaaaaattatcaaAAGCGCCAAGTTCGAATTTGACGAAGAGATTGTAAAG TTCAGGACGATTTCGTGA
- the LOC117220041 gene encoding uncharacterized protein LOC117220041 — protein sequence MISQLSHVMTLANSIIGVSVLAMPFCFKQCGIMLATLVLLISSLLSRLACHFLIKSAVMSRRRNFELLAFHAFGQMGKFLVELFIIGFLVGTCIAFFVIMGDLGPQIVGKVINKNPENIRTSLLVTTSIFIVLPLGLLRNIDSLSSLCTATIIFYLCLVLKIVTESTQHIFAGDWYEHVYYWRPSGILQCIPIFSMALFCQTQLFEIYESIPNVSLEKMNEVVRGALNICTVVYLCVGFFGYIAFCTQPFTGNVLMSFEPSLSSEMIKMGFVFSIAFSFPLVIFPCRASLNSLLFRRVYAHESSANYLPETRFRCLTIAIVAVSLITGILIPNIEFVLGLVGSTIGVMICLIFPAIFFISISSKHTNERLLAQVILFIGICIMILSTYANLYAMEESGNTKVLITTSKPLSQISNLPLNLNKDDLNVVASIPHDHEILPDIKEKIDQLPDLNVLDKSINLKSKDVRQEPPIPVERIVVTEKPAVETQKPIENVVATLLPVVGNANEMKPLNADLQNKPKTILQNNVAEIVDSSTTKTVEKDTVLELKKNFIDPQKNDNLINSDAIKKEETELAADAEIVDVLVAETKKKLGKTNLKIYREESKGQKLIKDVQAPGENGIRLKTFNKKLIFQDKNISQNIKIGNDNEFLNRTEENDNVRALKSKFEKSESNNELNELRNNEHVAAKLLENNENVEINVQNENSLPTKNVNYKSSRNKVTDQEKINGLKEEPIYSRDLPEGPILNALIKRRIHKSISVNDLANNKSETNKSLSKNDEIPANLQEKSVLNGKSRKTQYEYSVPIALQMRNQTKMENNSILLANKSEENVQAIRRDILEDHEREKREINVNLEETDTKVTSDIFGKNTEELVSNSTIKDDRDECSKQNENVKDGILTNKSKTTANQSETGLIEPPLIKVNMYLSDQKIANAISVEPNIAMGGEYVKLKQRDLKSVDSSEDCNM from the exons atgatttcTCAGTTGTCACATGTTATGACTCTTGCAAACAGTATCATTGGTGTAAGCGTTCTTGCTATGCCATTCTGTTTCAAACAATGTGGCATTATGCTGGCTACTTTAGTTTTACTAATAAGTAGCCTTCTATCACGACTCGCTTGCCATTTTCTTATTAAGTCAGCTGTGATGTCAAGGCGAAGAAATTTTGAACTCCTAGCATTTCACGCATTTGGTCAAATGGGAAAATTTTTGGTGGAGTTGTTTATCATTGGATTTCTTGTAGGAACATGCATTGCTTTCTTTGTTATTATGGGTGATTTAGGACCACAAATTGTAGGGAAAGTGATAAACAAAAATCCAGAAAATATTAGAACTAGTTTACTTGTAACAACAAGTATTTTCATAGTTTTACCGTTGGGATTGCTTCGAAACATTGATAGTTTATCCAGTCTTTGTACTGCCACAATTATTTTCTACCTTTGTCTTGTATTAaag ATAGTGACAGAGTCTACACAACATATTTTTGCTGGAGATTGGTATGAACATGTATATTATTGGAGACCTTCTGGTATATTGCAATGTATACCTATTTTTTCTATGGCTTTGTTTTGCCAAACTCAATTATTTGAGATATATGAAAGCATTCCAAATGTGTCATTAGAAAAAATGAATGAAGTTGTACGAGGtgcattaaatatatgtactgtTGTTTATTTATGTGTCGGCTTTTTTGGGTACATTGCATTTTGCACACAGCCTTTTACAG GCAATGTGCTAATGAGCTTTGAACCTAGTTTGTCATCTGAAATGATTAAAATGGGATTTGTGTTCTCCATTGCATTTAGCTTTCCTCTAGTCATTTTTCCATGCCGTGCAAGTTTAAATTCCCTCTTATTTCGTAGG GTGTATGCCCATGAATCGTCTGCAAATTATTTACCAGAAACAAGATTTAGATGTCTTACTATAGCAATTGTGGCTGTTTCATTGATTACTGGCATCCTAATACCAAATATAGAGTTTGTTCTTGGTTTAGTGGGATCCACAATTGGAGTTATGATATGTTTGATATTCCCAGCAATATTCTTCATATCTATTAGTAGCAAACACACTAATGAAAGACTATTAGCACAA GTGATTTTATTTATTGGCATCTGCATTATGATTCTGAGCACTTATGCAAACTTGTATGCAATGGAAGAATCTGGTAATACGAAAGTATTAATAACAACAAGCAAACCTCTTAGTCAAATTAGTAATTTACCATTAAATTTAAACAAAGATGATCTTAACGTAGTTGCAAGTATTCCTCATGATCATGAGATTCTACCGGATATTAAAG AGAAAATAGATCAGTTGCCGGATTTAAATGTACTTGATAAATCTATAAACCTAAAGTCGAAAGATGTACGTCAGGAACCACCGATTCCTGTCGAGCGTATTGTTGTCACAGAAAAGCCAGCAGTAGAAACACAAAAGCCAATCGAAAATGTAGTAGCCACCCTTCTTCCAGTAGTGGGAAATGCGAATGAAATGAAACCGTTAAACGCGGACTTGCAGAATAAACCAAAAACTATATTGCAAAATAATGTTGCAGAAATTGTAGATTCTAGTACAACGAAAACAGTAGAAAAAGATACTGTTTTAGAGTTAAAGAAGAATTTCATTGATCCACAAAAAAATGATAATCTTATAAACTCTGATGCCATCAAGAAAGAAGAAACAGAATTGGCTGCGGATGCAGAAATTGTGGACGTATTGGTTGCagagacgaaaaaaaaacttGGAAAAACAAATCTTAAGATATATAGAGAAGAAAGTAAAGGGCAAAAACTAATAAAGGATGTCCAAGCTCCTGGAGAAAATGGAATAAGATTAAAAACTTTCAATAAAAAGTTAATTTttcaagataaaaatatttctcaAAATATAAAGATTGGTAatgataatgaatttttaaacagAACAGAAGAAAATGACAACGTTAGAGCGTTGAAatcaaaatttgaaaaatcggAGTCCAACAATGAACTTAATGAGTTGAGGAATAATGAGCATGTTGCAGCTAAACTACTGGAAAATAACGAAAACGTGGAAATCAACGTTCAAAATGAAAATTCTTTGCCAACCAAAAATGTGAATTATAAATCTTCAAGAAATAAAGTGACCGATCAAGAAAAAATTAACGGCTTGAAAGAAGAACCTATTTATTCAAGAGATTTACCAGAAGGTCCTATTTTAAATGCTTTAATAAAACGAAGAATCCATAAATCTATATCTGTGAACGATTTAGCAAATAATAAAAGCGAAACTAATAAAAGTCTGTCTAAAAACGATGAAATACCGGCTAACTTGCAAGAAAAATCAGTTCTAAACGGTAAAAGTCGAAAAACACAGTACGAATATTCTGTACCCATTGCTTTACAAATGCGAAATCAAACGAAGATGGAAaataattctattttattaGCAAATAAATCGGAAGAAAATGTTCAAGCAATTCGAAGGGATATTTTAGAAGATCATGAACGTGAGAAACGTGAAATTAATGTAAATCTAGAAGAAACTGATACCAAAGTTACAAGTGATATTTTTGGTAAAAATACGGAAGAATTAGTAAGCAATTCCACCATAAAAGATGATCGTGACGAATGTTCAAAACAAAACGAAAACGTAAAGGATggaattttaacaaataaatctAAAACAACTGCGAATCAATCTGAGACTGGTTTGATAGAGCCGCCGTTGATTAAAGTTAATATGTACTTGTCAGATCAGAAAATAGCAAATGCAATATCCGTAGAACCGAATATTGCTATGGGTGGAGAGTATGTTAAATTAAAGCAACGAGATTTAAAGTCCGTAGATTCCAGTGAAGATTGCAATATGTAA
- the HDAC1 gene encoding histone deacetylase 1, whose protein sequence is MSTLPHSKKRVCYYYDSDIGNYYYGQGHPMKPHRIRMTHNLLLNYGLYRKMEIYRPHKATADEMTKFHSDEYIRFLRSIRPDNMSEYNKQMQRFNVGEDCPVFDGLYEFCQLSAGGSVAAAVKLNKQASEICINWGGGLHHAKKSEASGFCYVNDIVLGILELLKYHQRVLYIDIDVHHGDGVEEAFYTTDRVMTVSFHKYGEYFPGTGDLRDIGAGKGKYYAVNIPLRDGMDDESYESIFVPIISKVMETFQPSAVVLQCGADSLTGDRLGCFNLTVRGHGKCVEFVKKYNLPFLMVGGGGYTIRNVSRCWTYETSVALGSEIANELPYNDYFEYFGPDFKLHISPSNMANQNTPEYLEKIKTRLFENLRMLPHAPGVQVQPIPEDGAVIEDSEAEEKVNPDERLPQRDLDKRIQHENEYSDSEEEGEGGRRDNRSFKGSRKRPRLEKGQEGIEGDLKKEEDIKSEPKENEKDEKTNITNEETKKDGGANP, encoded by the exons ATGTCTACATTACCACACAGCAAGAAGCGTGTATGCTACTACTACGATA GTGATATTGGCAATTATTACTATGGACAAGGACATCCTATGAAACCACATCGTATAAGGATGACACATAACTTACTTCTCAATTATGGTCTTTATAGGAAAATGGAGATTTAT cGACCTCATAAAGCTACTGCAGATGAAATGACAAAGTTCCATAGTGATGAATATATTAGGTTTTTGAGGTCCATAAGGCCTGATAATATGTCAGAGTATAACAAACAAATGCAAAGAT TTAATGTAGGAGAGGACTGTCCTGTTTTTGATGGATTATATGAGTTTTGTCAATTATCAGCTGGTGGATCTGTAGCTGCTGCTGTAAAACTTAATAAACAAGCTTCTGAAATTTGTATAAATTGGGGTGGTGGATTACATCATGCCAAAAAAAGTGAAGCATCTGGTTTTTGTTATGTAAATGACATCGTTTTGGGAATCTTAGAACTGCTTAAATATCATCAAAGAGTTTTATACATTGATATCGATGTTCACCATGGGGATGGTGTAGAAGAAGCATTTTATACCACTGACAGAGTGATGACTGTTTCTTTCCATAAATACGGTGAATATTTTCCTGGTACCGGTGATCTCCGTGATATTGGTGCAGGAAAG GGGAAATATTATGCAGTCAACATACCACTAAGAGACGGTATGGATGATGAAAGTTATGAGTCAATATTTGTACCTATTATTTCAAAAGTAATGGAAACATTTCAGCCCTCTGCAGTTGTTTTACAGTGTGGTGCCGATTCATTAACAG GAGACAGGCTGGGATGTTTTAATCTTACAGTGAGAGGTCATGGTAAATGTGTCGAATTTGTAAAAAAGTATAATTTACCATTTTTAATGGTTGGTGGTGGCGGATACACAATAAGAAATGTCTCTAGATGTTGGACGTACGAAACATCGGTAGCTCTTGGTTCTGAAATTGCAAATGAGTTACCTTATAATGATTATTTTGAATACTTTGGACCTGATTTTAAGCTGCATATTAGTCCCTCTAACATGGCAAATCAAAATACTCCAGAATATCTTGAAAAAATAAA GACCAGATTATTCGAAAATCTGCGGATGTTGCCACATGCACCAGGTGTACAAGTTCAACCTATCCCAGAAGATGGTGCAGTGATCGAAGATTCAGAGGCTGAAGAGAAAGTGAATCCAGATGAACGGTTACCACAACGTGATCTGGATAAAAGGATACAACATGAAAATGAATACAGCGATAGCGAAGAGGAAGGAGAAGGAGGGCGAAGAGATAATAGATCTTTCAAG GGTTCCAGAAAACGACCGCGCTTAGAGAAAGGTCAAGAAGGTATAGAAGGAGATCTTAAAAAGGAAGAAGATATAAAATCGGAACCAAAAG aaaacgaAAAGGATGAGAAAACAAATATcacaaacgaagaaacaaagAAGGATGGTGGCGCGAATCCCTGA